In Streptomyces camelliae, the sequence ACGGCCGCGGCGAGGACTCCGGCCGCCTCCCGGCCGTACGACGACTGGTGCGCACCGGCGATGTCCAGTGCCTCGGCGTACGCGGCGGCCGGGTGGGCCGCGTTGACCAGGCCGACGGGGGCCATGTACATCGCCGCACCGCAGTTGACGATGTTGCCGACGCCGGCCTCCCGGGGGTCGGCGTGACCGTAGGCGAGCCGGGCGACCAGCCACTTCTCGGCGAGGAAGAGGCGGTGCAGGGGCAGGGCCTCGGCCTGGAGCTCCGGGATCCAGCGGGGGTTGGTCATCAGGTCCGGGACCAGGTGCTCGGCGACGGCGTACGCGTCGAGGTGGTCGCGGACGCGGTCGTAGACCCGGATCAGCGCATGCGTCATCAGGGTGTCGTCGGTGACATGGCCGTCGCCCTTGTGATACGGCGCGATCGGGCGGGCGGTGCGCCAGTCCTCGCCGTGCCAGGGGCTGACGATGCCGTGGACCCGGCCGCCGTGGCGCTCGGCGATCTGCTCGGGGGAGTACCCCTCGACCGGGCCGCCGAGGGCGTCGCCGACGGCGGCTCCGACGAGGGCGCGGGTGATGCGTTCGTCGAGGCCGACGGGGCAGCTTTCGCTGCTTGCGGCTGTTTTGCGGCTCAGCTCATCTTCTGTGGGCGCATGGGGACCCTTGGGCGTCATGCCCCGAATCATCCTCCTGGGCGGGCCGGTTGTGCGGCTTCCAGGAGTCCGGCGAGTTCCACCAGGTCGGTGCCGGTGAGGCGGGGCAGGGTGCAGCCGGAGAGGGTGCGGCAGGCGTCCCGCCAGGTCTGCGGGATGGCGGCGGCGCCGCCGAGCGCTCCGGTGAGCGCGCCGGCGAGGGCGGGGGCGGAGTCGGCGACGCGGGACAGGCAGGCGGCGGCGGGTACGGCCGCCTCGATCCGGCCGCCGGACGCGGTGGCCAGGGCGAGGGCGACCGGGACGGTCTCGGCGGCGGCGATGCCGTAGCTGTAGACGTGGTCGACGATCTGGTGCTCCAGGAGCGGGACGAGGGCGAAGGCGGAGTCGGTGTCCTCGGCGAGGGCGAGCGCGTGGCGGGTGTTGCGGCCGATCTCCGTGTCGGCCGGGAGTTCGGCGAGCGCGGCGGCCACGCAGGTGTCGGTGCCGGCGCCGGTGAGAGCGAGCGCGAGTGCCGCGGCCATCGCGCGGGCGCCGTGCACGCCGTCGCCGTCCTGGGTGTAGCGGGCGTCGAACTCGGCGAGGGCGGCGGCACGTTCGGGGTCGCCGGGGTGGGCGACGGCGAGCACACAGGCGCGCACGCAGGCCGCGTCGTCGAAGTAGTGCGGGTTGTCGTGGCCGGTGGCGGGCGGGCGCAGGCCGGCGGCGAGATTGCCGAGGCCGGCCCGGACGGAGATGCGGGCGCGCAGCGGGAGGACGGCCGACTCGATCTCGGGCGCGCGGTCCGCCGCGGCGGCGACTTCCGCGGCCACGGCGGTCCAGGTGAGGTCGATGGCCGCGCGGGTACGGCGCTCTCGGCTGAGGTCGCCGAGGACGTCGTCGTCGCCGGCCCGCAGCACCGCCTCCGCGGCGAAGGCGGCCCACTCGGCGTCGTCGGAGGGGCCGAGGCGGAGGGGTTCGGGCGGTTGGTTGAGGGCGATCGGCACCGGGAGTGTGGTGGTGGCGTTCTGCTCCGCGAAGGTGTCCAGCTCACGGGTGAGGCGGCGGGTCCACTCGGGCATCCGGCCGGCCCGGTGCCGGGCGGCAGGCCAGCCCGCGGCGTCACCTGCGGCAAGCCCGAGCAGGAGCCCCTCGATACGACGTCCTGTCATTTCCGGCCCTCCGCTTCCGCGTACCCGGGGTTCCCCGCACCAACCAGCCGATTCCGCCTGTCCGCCCGCCTGCCCGACTCGGTCGGTGGGGAGGTGGGCGGGTGGGGCTGGGCCGGTGTGGGGTCGGAGGCGGGTTTCGGGGGTGGGGTGGTTTCGGTGGGGTGTGGGGTCTCCGTTTGCGGTGGGGTGGTTTCGGTGGGGTGTGGGGTGGGCGTTTGGGGCGCGCCGGTGATGCGGGCCGCTGATGGCCACATGGCCACGCCCGCCGGAGCTTGTCCGGTTTTCCGGTTCGGCCGGCTTCCCGGCGGTGCCCCCGACCGGCCAGTCTTCGGTGCTGTTCTGCCCTGTTCCGCTGCCGGCCGGCTGGCTTCCGGTGTTGTTGCCACCTGTTCCGCTTGCGGCTGGGCGGTCTCGGGTGTTGCTGCCGCCTGTCCTGCCTGCGGACGGTCGACTTCCGGTGTTGCTGCCGCCTGTCCTGCCTTCGGTCGGCCGGCTTCCGGTGTTGTTGCCGCCTGGCCTGCCTCCGGACGGTCGGCCTGCGGTGCCGCATGTCCCAGCCCCGCACCCCTCTGACCCGCCTCCGCCGTCGGCTCCCGGCGCGTCCCTGTGACGGCCTCCGCCCGCGTCACTCCGTCCGGCAGCGAGCCCGGGAGTACGACCCCTGCCCGCCACTTCCCGCCCTCCTCCGGTACCAGCAGCTCCGCCACCTCCAGTACGTGA encodes:
- a CDS encoding ADP-ribosylglycohydrolase family protein, which translates into the protein MTGRRIEGLLLGLAAGDAAGWPAARHRAGRMPEWTRRLTRELDTFAEQNATTTLPVPIALNQPPEPLRLGPSDDAEWAAFAAEAVLRAGDDDVLGDLSRERRTRAAIDLTWTAVAAEVAAAADRAPEIESAVLPLRARISVRAGLGNLAAGLRPPATGHDNPHYFDDAACVRACVLAVAHPGDPERAAALAEFDARYTQDGDGVHGARAMAAALALALTGAGTDTCVAAALAELPADTEIGRNTRHALALAEDTDSAFALVPLLEHQIVDHVYSYGIAAAETVPVALALATASGGRIEAAVPAAACLSRVADSAPALAGALTGALGGAAAIPQTWRDACRTLSGCTLPRLTGTDLVELAGLLEAAQPARPGG
- a CDS encoding ADP-ribosylglycohydrolase family protein; protein product: MTPKGPHAPTEDELSRKTAASSESCPVGLDERITRALVGAAVGDALGGPVEGYSPEQIAERHGGRVHGIVSPWHGEDWRTARPIAPYHKGDGHVTDDTLMTHALIRVYDRVRDHLDAYAVAEHLVPDLMTNPRWIPELQAEALPLHRLFLAEKWLVARLAYGHADPREAGVGNIVNCGAAMYMAPVGLVNAAHPAAAYAEALDIAGAHQSSYGREAAGVLAAAVAAAAAPGATPDSVVAACLSLAKDGTREAIEKVCEVAVRHRDFESALQPLRAAVAPYDTVGPDYRAPSLAARRPSRLHAIEELPVALGMVLVAGGDYRHAVLGAVNYGRDCDSIATMAGALAGALGSPVPEEWAKTVAEASRLDLWTPARTLTEVTREIFAADVRRRRAHERAFAALGGTACSD